Below is a window of Gemmatimonadaceae bacterium DNA.
TCGAGCCGGACCGACATCGGCGATCGACCGACGGTGCAGAACGCGGCGGAGCTCGTCGACGGATTGATGTCCGGCTTCGCGACCGGACAGGTCGACGCCGTCTACGTCGTGCACGCTCATTTCAGGTCCGCGATCTCCACTCCACCGACAACGGAGCAGATACTTCCCGTCGCGCCACCCGAGAACGAGAAGGGAAAGCAGCGGGATTATCTGCTTTTCCCGTCGGCGGAGGAAATTCTCTCATCGCTGTTGCCGGCGTACGTGCGTAACATGGTCTATCGAGCGCTCGTCGAAAGCACAGCGGCGTTTTATAGCGCTCAGCGTACGGCGATGAAGAGCGCGACCGACAACGCGAGCGACATGCTCAACATCCTTCGTCGCACCTATAACCGAGCGCGCCAGGCGAACATCACGCAGGAAATCGCTGAGATCGTCGGCGGCGCATCCGCATTGCAGGGATGAATGACGGCA
It encodes the following:
- the atpG gene encoding ATP synthase F1 subunit gamma, producing MAKGRELKGRIKSVENTRKITRTMEMVAASKMKRAMDRVVAARPYAGSLGEVMSRLYSPELAERFPLLRQPAQTRRAAVLLITANRGLAGAFNANLIRESRNLIARLERDGVEVELHAVGRKGFGYYRYIGRAIASSRTDIGDRPTVQNAAELVDGLMSGFATGQVDAVYVVHAHFRSAISTPPTTEQILPVAPPENEKGKQRDYLLFPSAEEILSSLLPAYVRNMVYRALVESTAAFYSAQRTAMKSATDNASDMLNILRRTYNRARQANITQEIAEIVGGASALQG